In Rhineura floridana isolate rRhiFlo1 chromosome 1, rRhiFlo1.hap2, whole genome shotgun sequence, the following proteins share a genomic window:
- the ADNP2 gene encoding activity-dependent neuroprotector homeobox protein 2 isoform X4, whose protein sequence is MLQIPVQNLDNIRKARKKVKGILRDIGLDSCQELLQTLKRFDPGEKYFCNTSWSDVSLWESVAKRRRYRTNPYCCSLCKFSSKFLSSFKNHLNRYHEDEVDQELVVPCPECAFASHSKVVGKHLRMFHSKKKIQNYNVSGGMRQFRSDAVNFICQKCQFTDTLYYNTKKHVLVTHFQSLISTYFEERPDESEENFTDHYCKKCNAFANSRDSLIYHVLTSEVHKDLENILRPVISVQPKKSGQAKSLQIVSIAPKPSTAGATPSLIPTTASVGSVSTTSCIQLSLPSVNQNMVPTKAVQNTVGPSASSSLTHPSSATSVAQSRITLMSNPCPGGQNNVTLQSAVPQPVFVSHRLPVKQPVRPGVFCLNQPPGTLSRAVPPGVISFTRPVRPTLLPVNQSIRTVSSPVVPGALPVSQPAGSLNRPIGASAIPVNGPSSPGVLTVNRPVGSLTQPGGPGVLPVTQAISSGVLQFNHPVAPGVLPVNQSVGPGILQFNQPVAPGVLPVNQSVRPGVPQNATLLTAGPILRQLIPTGRQVNGIPTYTLAPVSMALPVPAGGGATTVPPPQVPVQLMPSGAVTQQTQAPANVPSSVVVASSTNTLAKTSTSASAMSLALKQAKQWKTCPVCSELFPSNVYQVHMQVAHKCSAGKTAANLNTDKVAACAPFLRWLKDKTVRCFSCKCFLSQAELIKHIFTHGLACLFCTSTFHDLKYLVDHTRTVHKGKKKLHTDYDDKGFQLESDSEGDLLFPHFDFNITSKEELCEKEVHLAVLAGVNSRTLIPLYIKLQCETGDMNKGNKKVSTCPFCYGTFTSTEAYEIHLKERHHIMPTVHTILKSPAFKCIHCCGVYTGNMTLTAIAVHLLRCRSAPKDSTPAVKMQLELGEKNDLPLVNGEKQDATSLSTKRKPPDHLYDVAEDERNDDQPFLIINSGTAQVPAKEVNFVPSKRQKIDHKSETKGQPSVEDLHILALNPKPFQHSSNEVQKRFLADYFHKKPYPTKKELELLSSILCAWKADVASFFGRKRHTCLKAVKNLKPSVLLGFNMSELKNVKHSLSLKCELEEL, encoded by the exons ACTCTGAAACGTTTTGACCCAGGAGAAAAGTATTTCTGCAACACTTCATGGAGTGATGTGTCTCTTTGGGAGTCTGTGGCCAAAAGAAgg AGATACAGAACAAATCCATACTGCTGTAGCCTGTGCAAGTTCTCATCAAaatttctttcttctttcaaaAACCACTTGAACCGTTACCATGAAGATGAAGTTGATCAAGAGTTAGTTGTTCCTTGCCCAGAATGTGCTTTTGCTTCTCATTCCAAAGTAGTGGGGAAACACCTTCGCATGTTTCACTccaagaaaaaaatacaaaactaTAATGTGAGTGGTGGCATGAGACAATTCCGGAGTGATGCAGTAAACTTCATATGCCAGAAATGTCAGTTTACAGACACATTATACTACAATACAAAGAAACATGTGTTGGTAACCCACTTCCAAAGCCTAATAAGCACATATTTTGAGGAGAGACCCGATGAAAGCGAAGAGAATTTTACAGATCACTACTGTAAAAAGTGCAATGCTTTTGCAAACAGCCGGGATTCTTTAATATATCACGTCTTGACATCTGAAGTACACAAAGACCTGGAGAATATATTGAGGCCTGTAATTTCAGTGCAGCCTAAGAAATCAGGACAAGCAAAGTCACTGCAGATTGTCAGTATTGCTCCCAAGCCTTCCACAGCTGGAGCCACTCCATCACTAATACCTACGACTGCCTCAGTGGGTTCAGTCTCTACTACATCATGTATCCAGCTTTCACTTCCATCAGTCAATCAAAATATGGTGCCGACAAAAGCAGTCCAAAACACCGTTGGACCAAGTGCCTCCAGTAGCTTGACACATCCATCTTCGGCAACTTCAGTTGCCCAGTCACGTATTACACTTATGTCTAATCCTTGCCCAGGAGGTCAGAATAATGTGACTCTTCAATCAGCAGTTCCTCAACCGGTCTTTGTTTCTCATCGACTTCCTGTGAAACAGCCTGTGAGACCTGGGGTTTTCTGCCTAAACCAGCCTCCTGGGACCTTAAGTCGAGCTGTTCCTCCAGGAGTCATTTCATTCACTCGGCCTGTCAGGCCTACTCTTCTTCCTGTTAATCAATCTATTAGGACCGTCAGCAGTCCAGTTGTGCCAGGGGCTCTCCCTGTGTCTCAGCCTGCTGGATCTCTGAATAGACCCATTGGGGCTAGTGCTATTCCAGtaaatgggccttcttcacctGGGGTCCTCACTGTAAATAGACCTGTAGGTAGTTTGACCCAGCCCGGTGGTCCTGGGGTTCTTCCAGTGACCCAGGCAATCTCATCGGGGGTTCTTCAGTTTAATCATCCTGTCGCACCGGGGGTTCTTCCTGTAAACCAATCAGTTGGGCCTGGGATTCTCCAGTTTAATCAGCCTGTTGCACCAGGAGTACTTCCTGTAAATCAGTCTGTCAGACCTGGAGTTCCTCAGAATGCTACTCTACTTACTGCGGGACCTATTCTTCGGCAGTTAATTCCAACTGGCAGACAAGTTAATGGGATACCTACATACACCCTTGCCCCAGTTTCAATGGCTTTGCCTGTGCCAGCTGGTGGTGGGGCGACAACAGTTCCACCACCTCAGGTGCCTGTTCAGCTGATGCCGTCTGGTGCAGTTACTCAGCAGACTCAGGCTCCAGCTAATGTGCCTTCTTCTGTTGTAGTAGCTTCTTCGACAAATACCCTTGCCAAGACTTCTACTTCTGCTTCTGCAATGAGTCTGGCCCTTAAGCAGGCTAAACAGTGGAAGACCTGTCCTGTTTGCAGTGAGCTTTTCCCATCAAATGTCTACCAGGTGCACATGCAAGTAGCACACAAATGCAGTGCAGGAAAGACGGCGGCTAATCTCAATACAGACAAAGTTGCAGCCTGTGCACCTTTTCTGAGGTGGCTAAAAGATAAGACAGTCAGGTGTTTTTCTTGTAAATGTTTTCTCTCTCAGGCAGAGCTTATAAAACATATTTTCACCCATGGATTAGCTTGCCTGTTTTGCACCAGTACTTTCCATGACCTAAAATACCTTGTGGATCACACCAGAACTGTGCATAAGGGAAAGAAGAAACTACACACAGATTATGATGACAAGGGGTTTCAGCTTGAGAGTGATTCTGAAGGTGACCTGTTGTTTCCTCACTTTGACTTCAATATAACTTCAAAAGAAGAACTTTGTGAAAAAGAAGTGCACCTAGCAGTACTTGCTGGGGTAAATTCAAGGACACTTATTCCActgtacatcaaactgcaatgtGAGACTGGTGATATGAATAAAGGCAATAAGAAAGTCTCAACTTGCCCTTTTTGTTATGGTACTTTCACTAGCACAGAAGCCTATGAGATCCATTTGAAGGAGAGGCACCATATCATGCCAACGGTGCATACCATTTTAAAGTCTCCTGCTTTCAAGTGTATCCATTGCTGTGGTGTATACACTGGTAATATGACTCTGACAGCTATTGCTGTGCATTTGCTGCGCTGCCGGAGTGCTCCCAAAGATAGCACCCCGGCTGTGAAGATGCAGCTTGAACTCGGTGAGAAGAATGATCTTCCACTTGTGAATGGTGAAAAGCAGGATGCTACTTCTCTCTCAACAAAGAGGAAACCACCTGATCACCTTTATGATGTTGCAGAGGATGAAAGGAATGACGACCAACCGTTCCTGATTATAAACAGCGGCACAGCCCAAGTTCCAGCAAAGGAAGTGAATTTTGTGCCTTCCAAACGACAAAAGATTGATCATAAGTCTGAAACGAAAGGACAGCCCTCAGTTGAGGATCTTCACATTTTAGCATTAAATCCAAAGCCATTCCAGCATAGTTCAAATGAAGTTCAAAAACGGTTTCTTGCAGATTATTTTCACAAGAAGCCATATCCCACTAAAAAGGAGTTAGAATTACTGTCATCCATTCTGTGTGCATGGAAAGCTGATGTTGCATCATTTTTTGGGAGAAAGAGACACACCTGCCTGAAGGCAGTAAAAAATCTTAAGCCATCTGTGCTTTTGGGTTTCAATATGTCTGAACTTAAAAATGTGAAGCACAGTTTGAGCTTAAAATGTGAATTGGAagagttgtaa
- the ADNP2 gene encoding activity-dependent neuroprotector homeobox protein 2 isoform X3, with the protein MAKHNMLQIPVQNLDNIRKARKKVKGILRDIGLDSCQELLQTLKRFDPGEKYFCNTSWSDVSLWESVAKRRRYRTNPYCCSLCKFSSKFLSSFKNHLNRYHEDEVDQELVVPCPECAFASHSKVVGKHLRMFHSKKKIQNYNVSGGMRQFRSDAVNFICQKCQFTDTLYYNTKKHVLVTHFQSLISTYFEERPDESEENFTDHYCKKCNAFANSRDSLIYHVLTSEVHKDLENILRPVISVQPKKSGQAKSLQIVSIAPKPSTAGATPSLIPTTASVGSVSTTSCIQLSLPSVNQNMVPTKAVQNTVGPSASSSLTHPSSATSVAQSRITLMSNPCPGGQNNVTLQSAVPQPVFVSHRLPVKQPVRPGVFCLNQPPGTLSRAVPPGVISFTRPVRPTLLPVNQSIRTVSSPVVPGALPVSQPAGSLNRPIGASAIPVNGPSSPGVLTVNRPVGSLTQPGGPGVLPVTQAISSGVLQFNHPVAPGVLPVNQSVGPGILQFNQPVAPGVLPVNQSVRPGVPQNATLLTAGPILRQLIPTGRQVNGIPTYTLAPVSMALPVPAGGGATTVPPPQVPVQLMPSGAVTQQTQAPANVPSSVVVASSTNTLAKTSTSASAMSLALKQAKQWKTCPVCSELFPSNVYQVHMQVAHKCSAGKTAANLNTDKVAACAPFLRWLKDKTVRCFSCKCFLSQAELIKHIFTHGLACLFCTSTFHDLKYLVDHTRTVHKGKKKLHTDYDDKGFQLESDSEGDLLFPHFDFNITSKEELCEKEVHLAVLAGVNSRTLIPLYIKLQCETGDMNKGNKKVSTCPFCYGTFTSTEAYEIHLKERHHIMPTVHTILKSPAFKCIHCCGVYTGNMTLTAIAVHLLRCRSAPKDSTPAVKMQLELGEKNDLPLVNGEKQDATSLSTKRKPPDHLYDVAEDERNDDQPFLIINSGTAQVPAKEVNFVPSKRQKIDHKSETKGQPSVEDLHILALNPKPFQHSSNEVQKRFLADYFHKKPYPTKKELELLSSILCAWKADVASFFGRKRHTCLKAVKNLKPSVLLGFNMSELKNVKHSLSLKCELEEL; encoded by the exons ACTCTGAAACGTTTTGACCCAGGAGAAAAGTATTTCTGCAACACTTCATGGAGTGATGTGTCTCTTTGGGAGTCTGTGGCCAAAAGAAgg AGATACAGAACAAATCCATACTGCTGTAGCCTGTGCAAGTTCTCATCAAaatttctttcttctttcaaaAACCACTTGAACCGTTACCATGAAGATGAAGTTGATCAAGAGTTAGTTGTTCCTTGCCCAGAATGTGCTTTTGCTTCTCATTCCAAAGTAGTGGGGAAACACCTTCGCATGTTTCACTccaagaaaaaaatacaaaactaTAATGTGAGTGGTGGCATGAGACAATTCCGGAGTGATGCAGTAAACTTCATATGCCAGAAATGTCAGTTTACAGACACATTATACTACAATACAAAGAAACATGTGTTGGTAACCCACTTCCAAAGCCTAATAAGCACATATTTTGAGGAGAGACCCGATGAAAGCGAAGAGAATTTTACAGATCACTACTGTAAAAAGTGCAATGCTTTTGCAAACAGCCGGGATTCTTTAATATATCACGTCTTGACATCTGAAGTACACAAAGACCTGGAGAATATATTGAGGCCTGTAATTTCAGTGCAGCCTAAGAAATCAGGACAAGCAAAGTCACTGCAGATTGTCAGTATTGCTCCCAAGCCTTCCACAGCTGGAGCCACTCCATCACTAATACCTACGACTGCCTCAGTGGGTTCAGTCTCTACTACATCATGTATCCAGCTTTCACTTCCATCAGTCAATCAAAATATGGTGCCGACAAAAGCAGTCCAAAACACCGTTGGACCAAGTGCCTCCAGTAGCTTGACACATCCATCTTCGGCAACTTCAGTTGCCCAGTCACGTATTACACTTATGTCTAATCCTTGCCCAGGAGGTCAGAATAATGTGACTCTTCAATCAGCAGTTCCTCAACCGGTCTTTGTTTCTCATCGACTTCCTGTGAAACAGCCTGTGAGACCTGGGGTTTTCTGCCTAAACCAGCCTCCTGGGACCTTAAGTCGAGCTGTTCCTCCAGGAGTCATTTCATTCACTCGGCCTGTCAGGCCTACTCTTCTTCCTGTTAATCAATCTATTAGGACCGTCAGCAGTCCAGTTGTGCCAGGGGCTCTCCCTGTGTCTCAGCCTGCTGGATCTCTGAATAGACCCATTGGGGCTAGTGCTATTCCAGtaaatgggccttcttcacctGGGGTCCTCACTGTAAATAGACCTGTAGGTAGTTTGACCCAGCCCGGTGGTCCTGGGGTTCTTCCAGTGACCCAGGCAATCTCATCGGGGGTTCTTCAGTTTAATCATCCTGTCGCACCGGGGGTTCTTCCTGTAAACCAATCAGTTGGGCCTGGGATTCTCCAGTTTAATCAGCCTGTTGCACCAGGAGTACTTCCTGTAAATCAGTCTGTCAGACCTGGAGTTCCTCAGAATGCTACTCTACTTACTGCGGGACCTATTCTTCGGCAGTTAATTCCAACTGGCAGACAAGTTAATGGGATACCTACATACACCCTTGCCCCAGTTTCAATGGCTTTGCCTGTGCCAGCTGGTGGTGGGGCGACAACAGTTCCACCACCTCAGGTGCCTGTTCAGCTGATGCCGTCTGGTGCAGTTACTCAGCAGACTCAGGCTCCAGCTAATGTGCCTTCTTCTGTTGTAGTAGCTTCTTCGACAAATACCCTTGCCAAGACTTCTACTTCTGCTTCTGCAATGAGTCTGGCCCTTAAGCAGGCTAAACAGTGGAAGACCTGTCCTGTTTGCAGTGAGCTTTTCCCATCAAATGTCTACCAGGTGCACATGCAAGTAGCACACAAATGCAGTGCAGGAAAGACGGCGGCTAATCTCAATACAGACAAAGTTGCAGCCTGTGCACCTTTTCTGAGGTGGCTAAAAGATAAGACAGTCAGGTGTTTTTCTTGTAAATGTTTTCTCTCTCAGGCAGAGCTTATAAAACATATTTTCACCCATGGATTAGCTTGCCTGTTTTGCACCAGTACTTTCCATGACCTAAAATACCTTGTGGATCACACCAGAACTGTGCATAAGGGAAAGAAGAAACTACACACAGATTATGATGACAAGGGGTTTCAGCTTGAGAGTGATTCTGAAGGTGACCTGTTGTTTCCTCACTTTGACTTCAATATAACTTCAAAAGAAGAACTTTGTGAAAAAGAAGTGCACCTAGCAGTACTTGCTGGGGTAAATTCAAGGACACTTATTCCActgtacatcaaactgcaatgtGAGACTGGTGATATGAATAAAGGCAATAAGAAAGTCTCAACTTGCCCTTTTTGTTATGGTACTTTCACTAGCACAGAAGCCTATGAGATCCATTTGAAGGAGAGGCACCATATCATGCCAACGGTGCATACCATTTTAAAGTCTCCTGCTTTCAAGTGTATCCATTGCTGTGGTGTATACACTGGTAATATGACTCTGACAGCTATTGCTGTGCATTTGCTGCGCTGCCGGAGTGCTCCCAAAGATAGCACCCCGGCTGTGAAGATGCAGCTTGAACTCGGTGAGAAGAATGATCTTCCACTTGTGAATGGTGAAAAGCAGGATGCTACTTCTCTCTCAACAAAGAGGAAACCACCTGATCACCTTTATGATGTTGCAGAGGATGAAAGGAATGACGACCAACCGTTCCTGATTATAAACAGCGGCACAGCCCAAGTTCCAGCAAAGGAAGTGAATTTTGTGCCTTCCAAACGACAAAAGATTGATCATAAGTCTGAAACGAAAGGACAGCCCTCAGTTGAGGATCTTCACATTTTAGCATTAAATCCAAAGCCATTCCAGCATAGTTCAAATGAAGTTCAAAAACGGTTTCTTGCAGATTATTTTCACAAGAAGCCATATCCCACTAAAAAGGAGTTAGAATTACTGTCATCCATTCTGTGTGCATGGAAAGCTGATGTTGCATCATTTTTTGGGAGAAAGAGACACACCTGCCTGAAGGCAGTAAAAAATCTTAAGCCATCTGTGCTTTTGGGTTTCAATATGTCTGAACTTAAAAATGTGAAGCACAGTTTGAGCTTAAAATGTGAATTGGAagagttgtaa
- the ADNP2 gene encoding activity-dependent neuroprotector homeobox protein 2 isoform X1, which translates to MPEIEPGTFCMQNRCSTFELWPFTAKHNMLQIPVQNLDNIRKARKKVKGILRDIGLDSCQELLQTLKRFDPGEKYFCNTSWSDVSLWESVAKRRRYRTNPYCCSLCKFSSKFLSSFKNHLNRYHEDEVDQELVVPCPECAFASHSKVVGKHLRMFHSKKKIQNYNVSGGMRQFRSDAVNFICQKCQFTDTLYYNTKKHVLVTHFQSLISTYFEERPDESEENFTDHYCKKCNAFANSRDSLIYHVLTSEVHKDLENILRPVISVQPKKSGQAKSLQIVSIAPKPSTAGATPSLIPTTASVGSVSTTSCIQLSLPSVNQNMVPTKAVQNTVGPSASSSLTHPSSATSVAQSRITLMSNPCPGGQNNVTLQSAVPQPVFVSHRLPVKQPVRPGVFCLNQPPGTLSRAVPPGVISFTRPVRPTLLPVNQSIRTVSSPVVPGALPVSQPAGSLNRPIGASAIPVNGPSSPGVLTVNRPVGSLTQPGGPGVLPVTQAISSGVLQFNHPVAPGVLPVNQSVGPGILQFNQPVAPGVLPVNQSVRPGVPQNATLLTAGPILRQLIPTGRQVNGIPTYTLAPVSMALPVPAGGGATTVPPPQVPVQLMPSGAVTQQTQAPANVPSSVVVASSTNTLAKTSTSASAMSLALKQAKQWKTCPVCSELFPSNVYQVHMQVAHKCSAGKTAANLNTDKVAACAPFLRWLKDKTVRCFSCKCFLSQAELIKHIFTHGLACLFCTSTFHDLKYLVDHTRTVHKGKKKLHTDYDDKGFQLESDSEGDLLFPHFDFNITSKEELCEKEVHLAVLAGVNSRTLIPLYIKLQCETGDMNKGNKKVSTCPFCYGTFTSTEAYEIHLKERHHIMPTVHTILKSPAFKCIHCCGVYTGNMTLTAIAVHLLRCRSAPKDSTPAVKMQLELGEKNDLPLVNGEKQDATSLSTKRKPPDHLYDVAEDERNDDQPFLIINSGTAQVPAKEVNFVPSKRQKIDHKSETKGQPSVEDLHILALNPKPFQHSSNEVQKRFLADYFHKKPYPTKKELELLSSILCAWKADVASFFGRKRHTCLKAVKNLKPSVLLGFNMSELKNVKHSLSLKCELEEL; encoded by the exons ACTCTGAAACGTTTTGACCCAGGAGAAAAGTATTTCTGCAACACTTCATGGAGTGATGTGTCTCTTTGGGAGTCTGTGGCCAAAAGAAgg AGATACAGAACAAATCCATACTGCTGTAGCCTGTGCAAGTTCTCATCAAaatttctttcttctttcaaaAACCACTTGAACCGTTACCATGAAGATGAAGTTGATCAAGAGTTAGTTGTTCCTTGCCCAGAATGTGCTTTTGCTTCTCATTCCAAAGTAGTGGGGAAACACCTTCGCATGTTTCACTccaagaaaaaaatacaaaactaTAATGTGAGTGGTGGCATGAGACAATTCCGGAGTGATGCAGTAAACTTCATATGCCAGAAATGTCAGTTTACAGACACATTATACTACAATACAAAGAAACATGTGTTGGTAACCCACTTCCAAAGCCTAATAAGCACATATTTTGAGGAGAGACCCGATGAAAGCGAAGAGAATTTTACAGATCACTACTGTAAAAAGTGCAATGCTTTTGCAAACAGCCGGGATTCTTTAATATATCACGTCTTGACATCTGAAGTACACAAAGACCTGGAGAATATATTGAGGCCTGTAATTTCAGTGCAGCCTAAGAAATCAGGACAAGCAAAGTCACTGCAGATTGTCAGTATTGCTCCCAAGCCTTCCACAGCTGGAGCCACTCCATCACTAATACCTACGACTGCCTCAGTGGGTTCAGTCTCTACTACATCATGTATCCAGCTTTCACTTCCATCAGTCAATCAAAATATGGTGCCGACAAAAGCAGTCCAAAACACCGTTGGACCAAGTGCCTCCAGTAGCTTGACACATCCATCTTCGGCAACTTCAGTTGCCCAGTCACGTATTACACTTATGTCTAATCCTTGCCCAGGAGGTCAGAATAATGTGACTCTTCAATCAGCAGTTCCTCAACCGGTCTTTGTTTCTCATCGACTTCCTGTGAAACAGCCTGTGAGACCTGGGGTTTTCTGCCTAAACCAGCCTCCTGGGACCTTAAGTCGAGCTGTTCCTCCAGGAGTCATTTCATTCACTCGGCCTGTCAGGCCTACTCTTCTTCCTGTTAATCAATCTATTAGGACCGTCAGCAGTCCAGTTGTGCCAGGGGCTCTCCCTGTGTCTCAGCCTGCTGGATCTCTGAATAGACCCATTGGGGCTAGTGCTATTCCAGtaaatgggccttcttcacctGGGGTCCTCACTGTAAATAGACCTGTAGGTAGTTTGACCCAGCCCGGTGGTCCTGGGGTTCTTCCAGTGACCCAGGCAATCTCATCGGGGGTTCTTCAGTTTAATCATCCTGTCGCACCGGGGGTTCTTCCTGTAAACCAATCAGTTGGGCCTGGGATTCTCCAGTTTAATCAGCCTGTTGCACCAGGAGTACTTCCTGTAAATCAGTCTGTCAGACCTGGAGTTCCTCAGAATGCTACTCTACTTACTGCGGGACCTATTCTTCGGCAGTTAATTCCAACTGGCAGACAAGTTAATGGGATACCTACATACACCCTTGCCCCAGTTTCAATGGCTTTGCCTGTGCCAGCTGGTGGTGGGGCGACAACAGTTCCACCACCTCAGGTGCCTGTTCAGCTGATGCCGTCTGGTGCAGTTACTCAGCAGACTCAGGCTCCAGCTAATGTGCCTTCTTCTGTTGTAGTAGCTTCTTCGACAAATACCCTTGCCAAGACTTCTACTTCTGCTTCTGCAATGAGTCTGGCCCTTAAGCAGGCTAAACAGTGGAAGACCTGTCCTGTTTGCAGTGAGCTTTTCCCATCAAATGTCTACCAGGTGCACATGCAAGTAGCACACAAATGCAGTGCAGGAAAGACGGCGGCTAATCTCAATACAGACAAAGTTGCAGCCTGTGCACCTTTTCTGAGGTGGCTAAAAGATAAGACAGTCAGGTGTTTTTCTTGTAAATGTTTTCTCTCTCAGGCAGAGCTTATAAAACATATTTTCACCCATGGATTAGCTTGCCTGTTTTGCACCAGTACTTTCCATGACCTAAAATACCTTGTGGATCACACCAGAACTGTGCATAAGGGAAAGAAGAAACTACACACAGATTATGATGACAAGGGGTTTCAGCTTGAGAGTGATTCTGAAGGTGACCTGTTGTTTCCTCACTTTGACTTCAATATAACTTCAAAAGAAGAACTTTGTGAAAAAGAAGTGCACCTAGCAGTACTTGCTGGGGTAAATTCAAGGACACTTATTCCActgtacatcaaactgcaatgtGAGACTGGTGATATGAATAAAGGCAATAAGAAAGTCTCAACTTGCCCTTTTTGTTATGGTACTTTCACTAGCACAGAAGCCTATGAGATCCATTTGAAGGAGAGGCACCATATCATGCCAACGGTGCATACCATTTTAAAGTCTCCTGCTTTCAAGTGTATCCATTGCTGTGGTGTATACACTGGTAATATGACTCTGACAGCTATTGCTGTGCATTTGCTGCGCTGCCGGAGTGCTCCCAAAGATAGCACCCCGGCTGTGAAGATGCAGCTTGAACTCGGTGAGAAGAATGATCTTCCACTTGTGAATGGTGAAAAGCAGGATGCTACTTCTCTCTCAACAAAGAGGAAACCACCTGATCACCTTTATGATGTTGCAGAGGATGAAAGGAATGACGACCAACCGTTCCTGATTATAAACAGCGGCACAGCCCAAGTTCCAGCAAAGGAAGTGAATTTTGTGCCTTCCAAACGACAAAAGATTGATCATAAGTCTGAAACGAAAGGACAGCCCTCAGTTGAGGATCTTCACATTTTAGCATTAAATCCAAAGCCATTCCAGCATAGTTCAAATGAAGTTCAAAAACGGTTTCTTGCAGATTATTTTCACAAGAAGCCATATCCCACTAAAAAGGAGTTAGAATTACTGTCATCCATTCTGTGTGCATGGAAAGCTGATGTTGCATCATTTTTTGGGAGAAAGAGACACACCTGCCTGAAGGCAGTAAAAAATCTTAAGCCATCTGTGCTTTTGGGTTTCAATATGTCTGAACTTAAAAATGTGAAGCACAGTTTGAGCTTAAAATGTGAATTGGAagagttgtaa